The window GGGCCTGCACCTACGATTAGTACAGCTTTATCTTCTGCATCCAACATGGCATCATCATTTGTTAAGAAACCCGTCAAATAATGGATAGGTTTAGCAGGTAATAAATGGGCTGCCATCGCTGCAGGAAAATTGAGCTACAGCTGTTGCCTTCTATTGCTCATTTGTAAGAGCAGTCGATGTAATCAACCTGCTTTGTAACAGTAGGCGCAAAGCTTCGTAACTAATGGAGAAAACTTTTAAAGTTCGCTGTTTAACCATCGTTTATTACTTTCCTAGCCTTGATTTCTTCATACCTTTGCATTTATCAATCTTTAACCTGATAAGATTTAAATATGACTGCACTTGAGACTGTTAAGCAATATTATGCTGCTTTCAACAAAAAGGACTATAAAGCCATGCTTGCCCTGGTACATTCTGATATACACCATGAGCCAAACCAGGGGGAAACAAGAAAGGGTAAGGAAAAATTTGAAGAGTTTCTGCTTGGCAATGATGAAGCCTATGAGGAAACCCTAAGCGATATGGTTTTCTTTGAAGCAGAATCTGCAGCCTCACGTGTTGCCGTAGAGTTTACAGTAAATGGCATTTATAAAAAAGGAGACGAGGGTTTTCCAGTTGCCCGCGGCCAAAAATATGTACTGCCTGCTGCTGCTTTTCTGGAGGTTAAGGAGAATAAAATAAGCCGAGTAAGCACTTACTATAATCTGCCGCTCTGGATAAAGTTAGTTTCTGAATAACATCTCTGCTGATGCATCAAATACAATTTATCACAAAGCAGGGCTCTGAAATCAAAGAGGTATTTGATGATCTGGCTGCTTTACGCATAGCAGTGTTCCGGGATTACCCCTACCTCTACGAAGGCAGCGTAGGCTACGAAAAGGAGTATCTGCAACCATACGTGCAGTCTGTGCGCTCCTTCCTATTTGCCGTTTACAGCGAAGGCAAAATGGTTGGAGCTACCACCTGCATCCCCCTCAGGGATGAAACAGAGGAAATCAGGAAACCCTTTGAACAGGCAGCTTACCAGCTAGATAGCATTTTCTATTTTGGAGAAAGCATTCTGCTCCCACATTTTAGGGGGATGGGCCTGGGGCATCGCTTTTTTGATGAGCGCGAAGCACACGCGCGCAGCTTTGGTACCTACCGAAAAGCCTGCTTCTTTTCAGTAGAGCGTGAATCAAACCATCCCCAGAAACCTGTTGATTACCGTCCGAACGACAACTTCTGGGAAAAGAGAGGGTATGTGAAACAACCGGCGCTGCATACTACCCTTAGCTGGCCGGATATTGGCCAGACAGTCTCTACACCCAAGCCCCTGGTGTGCTGGATGCGGGATTTATAACCATACCATAAGCATAGATAGTACAAGATGAAAATAAATGTGGCAGCTGCCCAATACCCGATTACCGAACACAAAGATTTTAGTGAGTGGCAGGCGCATATAGAGCTTTGGGTAGCTGAGGCTGTTAAACAGGATGCACAGCTCCTGCTCTTTCCGGAGTACGGTTCCATGGAACTGGTGAGTATCTTTCCGCAGGAGATCCGGGAAGACATTCGCAGGCAGGTGCAGGAGCTACAATCAGTCAGAGACCAGTTTTGTGATGTTTTTTATGCACTGGCCAAAAAGTGGGAGGTTATTATTGTAGCGCCCAGCTTTCCGGTGCTGGAGGAGGGCAATATTCACAACAGGGCCTATGTATTCTCTCCCAAGGGTCTGGCAGGTTTCCAGGATAAATTCTTTATGACCCGCTTTGAGAATGAAGAGTGGGGTATCCAGAGCGGACCAAAGGTTCTTACGCTTTTTGAAGCCTCCTGGGGCAGTTTTGGAGTGCAGATCTGTTACGATGTGGAATTTTCCCTGGGATCGCAGCTGCTAAGCTCGGCAGGTGCCTCACTGATCCTGGCACCCAGCTGCACCGAAGCCATTCGCGGCGCCACCCGTGTGCATATCGGTGCCCGGGCCAGAGCCCTGGAGGCACAGGCCTATACTGTTGTGTCGCAAACCATTGGCAATGCACCCTGGTCTCCTGCGGTAGATATCAACTACGGTTACACTGCCTTTTACTGTACCCCGGATCTGCACTTGCCAGAAGAGGGCATCATCAAAACAATGCCTCCCCAAACTGCAGGGTGGCTCATAGAGTCGCTGGACATCACCGATATTGAAAGTGTTAGAAATGATGGACAGGTATTGAATTTCAGGGATCATCAGCGCTTTCACTCCAGGTTTCCTGATGAAGATATCCTCCTGATGAGAAGACAGCTCTAGCAGCTGCCGAAGAAATACATTAGATAACAAGCATACAGAAGCTCTCTGCGGCGCAGGGAGCTTCTGTATGCTATAATTTCCATTTCCTGATCTTGCTTTACAGCACCTCCTCCTGTAGCTTAGCTGCTTATCTTTTTTACCATGAAGTCATACATCCCGCTCCTGCTCTTCCTGTTTTCATGTGTAGCCACTACACCCACTGCACAAGACAAAGATGCCAAACCCAGCCTGGAGACGAAGCTTTCAGGATTGAAAAAGCACGAAGGCTTCTTAGATTTTTATTATGATGAAAAGCAGGATAAAATATTCCTGCTGCTGGACACCTTCAATACAGAGTTCCTGTACGTAGTTTCACTGGCTGCCGGTGTTGGCTCTAATGATATTGGCCTGGACCGCGGGCAGCTCAGTGGCGAGCGCATCGTTAAGTTTGACCGCCGCGGCCCAAAAGTACTGCTTGTAGAACCTAATTACCGCTACCGTGCTATCAGCTACAATGCAGATGAACGAAGGTCTGTGGAAGAAGCCTTTGCCCAGTCGGTATTGTGGGGGTTCAAAGTAGAGGCCGAAGAAGAAAACAGGGTGCTGGTAGATGCAACAGATTTTTTCCTGCAGGACGCACATCAGGTAGTGGAGGCGCTAAAGAAAAGCAAGCAGGGTACTTATAAGCTGGACAAAGACCGCTCGGCGCTCTACATGCCCGGTACAAAAAACTTTCCCAGGAATTCAGAATTTGAAGCAACACTCACTTTTGCCGGTCAGCCCGATGGTGAATGGATACAAAGTGTTGCCCCCTCTCCTAACAGCATTACCGTGCGGCAGCACCATTCTTTTGTTCAACTACCCGATGCCGGTTATGAACCCAGAAAGTTTGATCCCCGTGCCGGGTATTTCTCTACCTCCTATTATGATTATGCAACGCCTATTCATGAACCAATAGAAAAAAGGTTTATTACCCGCCACCGTTTACACAAAAAAGACCCTGAAGCTGCGGTAAGTGAGCCGGTGGAGCCTATCGTCTATTACCTGGACCGCGGTGCCCCCGAGCCTATTCGTTCCGCCCTGATGGAGGGTGCCCGCTGGTGGAACCAAGCTTTCGAAGCTGCCGGCTACAGGAACGCCTTCCGGGTAGAGCTGCTGCCCGAAGATGCCGATCCGCTGGATGTTCGCTACAATGTGATACAATGGGTGCACCGTTCCACAAGGGGCTGGTCTTATGGCGCTTCGGTTACAGACCCCAGAACGGGTGAAATCATCAAAGGGCATGTATCGCTGGGCTCGCTGCGTGTACGGCAGGATTACCTGATTGCAGAAGCTCTGCTGGCTCCTTATGCAGAAGGCCAGGCAATACCCAAAGCGATGGAAGAAATGGCCCTGGCCCGCCTGCGGCAGCTATCTGCACACGAGGTAGGCCATACCCTTGGGCTGGCACACAGCTATTCCTCCAGTGCCGAAGAGGTGGCTTCCGTTATGGACTACCCGCACCCCATGGCGGCACTGGAAAGCGGTAAGATTAGCCTGGACAATGCCTATGACAACAAAATAGGCGCCTGGGACAAAATAGCCATTCAATGGGGCTACGGGCAATTTTCCCCTGATCAACAGGAAGAAAAAGAACTGGACGAGCTCATCAGCGGTGCCCTGCAGCAGGGCCTCAGCTTTGTGTCTGACCAGGATGCACGGCCACAGGGAGGGGCACACCCTTACGCTCACCTCTGGGACAATGGCAAAGATGCGGTAGAGGAGCTGAACCGTGTGCTGGAGATACGGGAGCTTGCCCTTAATAATTTTGGTGAGAACAATATTAAGCCAGGCGCTCCCCTGGCTACCCTTGAGGAAGTGCTGGTTCCTCTTTACTTCTTTCACCGCTACCAGGCAGAGGCCGCAGTAAAATTAATTGGTGGTGTTAACTACCGATATGCCCTGCGTGGCGACGGGCAAATCAGCACCCGGCTGGTGCCTGCTGCAGAACAGTTAAGAGCGCTGGATGCCGTGCTCAATACAGTATCTCCCAAGGTATTGGCGCTTCGCGAAGAGATTATTCAAAACATTCCACCGCGGCCCCTGGGATACAACCGGCACCGCGAGCTGATCAAAAGCCGCAACAGCATCACCTTCGATCCGCTGGCCGCCGCCGAGAGTGCCGCTGACCAGACCTTTAGCCTGCTCCTGCATCCTGCAAGGGCCAACAGGTTAGTGGAGCATCATGCCCGTAACAGTCAATTACCTGCCTTTGATGCTGTATTGAACAGAACTTTGAATGCCACATTACAGGCACCTGCACAGGCAGGATATGCCGGAACAGTACAAATGACTGTGAATGCCGTGCTGCTTCAGCACCTGATGCGCCTCTCCCAGCATGAAGATGCGCATGGAACGGTGAAGGCTGTTGCGCTGCAAAAACTTCAGCAGCTGGTGCCTGCACTAAACGAAAAGGCAAAAAGCGCCCGGGAGGAAATATGGCGTGCACATTACCGCTACCTGGCCATCCAGATAGAAGATTTTAGAAAGAACCCGGCTGAATATCAGCCTGCTTCTTTCTTACAGGCACCTCCCGGCCAGCCGATAGGCAGCCTGGAGAGCATTCCCTTCTGCAGCGAACAGCAGGAATAATTAGCAGTGGGAGCGAAAAAAGAGAGCTTCACTGCGGAGTAATTCAAACAGGATAACTCTGCAGTGAAGCTATTTTTTTGTATTAGACAATTTTAAACCTTCATTGTCTAACGTCATTTCAAAAAACTGATTCCAGCTTTTCTCTCCATCTGATGAAAATTCTCCAACCTCAAACCACTGCCCTTTTTCATTCAGTACAATGGTATATCGAATGCTGCCACGAGGGGTAAGCATTTTCCAGATCAGTGTAGTGGGCTTTACTTCCACCAGTGCATCATGCTGGCTGCCCCCCTGGTGTGTGTAAGAGGTAAAATTGTATTTACCAGCCTGCGGATCAAATGATACAATGGCCAGTGCATGATGAACGGTATCGTCACCGGTAGTACCTATTCCTTCAATATGCAGAATGGTATTATTCAGCCTGTAGCTAATGATTTCCTTTTGATCAAAAGGCATCTTCACTCCCTGTTGGTTCATCATCCAGCCGTTGCCCTGCCAGTTACCGGCTAGCCATTTCAGTGCCTGTAGCTTTTCCTGCACAAGCGGTAAATGCGGATTTTGTGCCTTTACAGATAATGCCAGTATAGCAATGATAATGAATGCAAATAGCTTTTTCATGAGCTGTGGGTTAGGATAAAAAAGTAAAGATAAATGCCTGCTAGGCAGGTGTATTGTAAAAACCCGTCATCGCTTTATTTGATGAGTATATCGAAAGGCTCTACCCCCTGGTGCAGAATTTGCTGCACATGCTCCCTGAATGCTGCGGGCTTGCTTTTGCTTATTTTATTCAGATGATGTAAAAAATGGGCCTGATCATAATAGCCCTGCTGGTAAAGTGTGTCAAAAAAATCCTTCTGGGCAACCCATGCTTCAATAAGTGTTGCCCGCATTTTACAGTTGCCAGCAAACTCTTTCATGCTAAGTCCTGTCTTTTGCAGAAATCTTTTTTGCAACTGCCGTTCACTAATGGCAGCTTTCTGCTTAATCAGAGATAAGCGCCCCCTGCCCCCATTATAAATGATGGAATCCACTGCCTTTTGCACTTCGTCATCCCGGGCCTCTGCTTTTAGCGGCAGATGTTTTAACAAACATTCATCAAGCTGTGAGAAATCTGAAAAATCAAGCGCCAGCGAGTCTAAGAATCCTTGGGTGCCAGTTTGCCCTAATACTGTTTGGGCACTGGCAAAGTTATTAAGGAGCGCTTTGGCATCAACACCAAAAACTGCTTCAGCCATGCCAGGAAATGCACGCACACCAACACAAATGGAGTCAGGATATACTATTGACTCGATAACATGACTGGAAGGCCCTATCAGAAGTGCCTCTTTATTTCCTGATGTATTATTATATAAAAAAATCAAAGAAACACATCCATCCGGAGGTGCAGTGTGCTTAACAGGCTGCTGCCGCTGCTGCAGGTTTGGCCCCCTGAATAACCAGTAGTTAAGTACAAACTTTTTAAGCCCGGGATGAGGAAGCATTTCCTGGTATAGCATATTAACTTCTATAAGATGTTCACCCACCCTGCCGACTGCCATATTGTTTCGCTGCTACATAAGTTCCTATTATTTAAGCACTTTCGCAAACTGCTCTCAATACAGAACCTAACAGGGACTTTTACCTGATGAAAAATACTTTAAATATCCCCTTTAGCTGCTTTAGCTAAAACAGACAGGGCACAAACAATAGAAGAAAGGGCGGGGTTTACCATGTATTCATAAAGTATACTATTCGTAAAAGATGATTTTCCGCAATTTTTTTATCCTCATCCCGCTTTGCCTGTTTTTTGGAATGCCATTACAGGCACAGGATATACAGGAAAAAGAGGAAAATGGGTTTGAAGAACCTATCAAAGAATTCAATTTTATGGAAAGTGTGTATAACCAGGAGAAGCAAGAATTCCAGTTTTCCATTTATGGCAACCACTTTGAAAGAGAAGGCCTGAACAGCTATAACCTAAGGTATGAAGTAGAGTATGGTGTAACAGAACGCCTGCAGGCAGAGGCATCCATCCGGAACAGAAGAGCCAGGCCCCTTGAAACAGATGTGGACCGCCAGTCCTTTTACCTGCTGGA of the Flammeovirgaceae bacterium 311 genome contains:
- a CDS encoding extracellular metal-dependent peptidase, translating into MKSYIPLLLFLFSCVATTPTAQDKDAKPSLETKLSGLKKHEGFLDFYYDEKQDKIFLLLDTFNTEFLYVVSLAAGVGSNDIGLDRGQLSGERIVKFDRRGPKVLLVEPNYRYRAISYNADERRSVEEAFAQSVLWGFKVEAEEENRVLVDATDFFLQDAHQVVEALKKSKQGTYKLDKDRSALYMPGTKNFPRNSEFEATLTFAGQPDGEWIQSVAPSPNSITVRQHHSFVQLPDAGYEPRKFDPRAGYFSTSYYDYATPIHEPIEKRFITRHRLHKKDPEAAVSEPVEPIVYYLDRGAPEPIRSALMEGARWWNQAFEAAGYRNAFRVELLPEDADPLDVRYNVIQWVHRSTRGWSYGASVTDPRTGEIIKGHVSLGSLRVRQDYLIAEALLAPYAEGQAIPKAMEEMALARLRQLSAHEVGHTLGLAHSYSSSAEEVASVMDYPHPMAALESGKISLDNAYDNKIGAWDKIAIQWGYGQFSPDQQEEKELDELISGALQQGLSFVSDQDARPQGGAHPYAHLWDNGKDAVEELNRVLEIRELALNNFGENNIKPGAPLATLEEVLVPLYFFHRYQAEAAVKLIGGVNYRYALRGDGQISTRLVPAAEQLRALDAVLNTVSPKVLALREEIIQNIPPRPLGYNRHRELIKSRNSITFDPLAAAESAADQTFSLLLHPARANRLVEHHARNSQLPAFDAVLNRTLNATLQAPAQAGYAGTVQMTVNAVLLQHLMRLSQHEDAHGTVKAVALQKLQQLVPALNEKAKSAREEIWRAHYRYLAIQIEDFRKNPAEYQPASFLQAPPGQPIGSLESIPFCSEQQE
- a CDS encoding AraC family transcriptional regulator (COG2207 AraC-type DNA-binding domain-containing proteins), which produces MAVGRVGEHLIEVNMLYQEMLPHPGLKKFVLNYWLFRGPNLQQRQQPVKHTAPPDGCVSLIFLYNNTSGNKEALLIGPSSHVIESIVYPDSICVGVRAFPGMAEAVFGVDAKALLNNFASAQTVLGQTGTQGFLDSLALDFSDFSQLDECLLKHLPLKAEARDDEVQKAVDSIIYNGGRGRLSLIKQKAAISERQLQKRFLQKTGLSMKEFAGNCKMRATLIEAWVAQKDFFDTLYQQGYYDQAHFLHHLNKISKSKPAAFREHVQQILHQGVEPFDILIK
- a CDS encoding hypothetical protein (COG0454 Histone acetyltransferase HPA2 and related acetyltransferases), which gives rise to MHQIQFITKQGSEIKEVFDDLAALRIAVFRDYPYLYEGSVGYEKEYLQPYVQSVRSFLFAVYSEGKMVGATTCIPLRDETEEIRKPFEQAAYQLDSIFYFGESILLPHFRGMGLGHRFFDEREAHARSFGTYRKACFFSVERESNHPQKPVDYRPNDNFWEKRGYVKQPALHTTLSWPDIGQTVSTPKPLVCWMRDL
- a CDS encoding Nitrilase/cyanide hydratase and apolipoprotein N-acyltransferase (COG0388 Predicted amidohydrolase); its protein translation is MKINVAAAQYPITEHKDFSEWQAHIELWVAEAVKQDAQLLLFPEYGSMELVSIFPQEIREDIRRQVQELQSVRDQFCDVFYALAKKWEVIIVAPSFPVLEEGNIHNRAYVFSPKGLAGFQDKFFMTRFENEEWGIQSGPKVLTLFEASWGSFGVQICYDVEFSLGSQLLSSAGASLILAPSCTEAIRGATRVHIGARARALEAQAYTVVSQTIGNAPWSPAVDINYGYTAFYCTPDLHLPEEGIIKTMPPQTAGWLIESLDITDIESVRNDGQVLNFRDHQRFHSRFPDEDILLMRRQL